agctATTTCTTAGCGTGAGTGTGGAATGGTTAAGGGTGCTGCTACAGCTTCTGAGAGGTTCAGTAATTTATGATTAAATCATCAATATTTCTAATAGTGGTACGTATATTCATAGTAGAAGTCAATGttacagagaataaatgctCAAATAGACAAATTAGGAACTACATACAACTCTGCTGCCAGTAAGATTACTCATTTCACTTTATGGCAACTGGCAGAAAGTTTGCTTAGTTGGGCACAAATTTGGTCTTACATAATGTTAAGAGGTTTCCTGTAAAAATCTTGCATCAAAGATatccagaaaaaagaaagaaaagaaaaaaacattggagaTTTAGGTTCATTATTGAGTATTCTTGCACCTCCTGTAAATTAGAATTAGAAACTGTCAGTGATGCTTTTATAACTGTATGTATACCAGAATATTTTAGGTGGATGTTCAACTTTATATAAGAAGGAAAACCGGACAAACAATTCAATtgcaagacaaaaacattttcaggtgtTGTGAAAACCATGAGGTGGAGAAAGACATTAATTATTTTGTACAATTGCTTTAACTACTGGGAAAATTTCACATACACAAGTAGAGATGGGGGTCTCCAAACTAGACTTTGAACTTTTCTTACAAGAACTCAAACAATATGACACCACATTAAGAGGCCTTAAAAAGGCAGTAAATatgataaatacatgaaaaattttacatgtatatttttttctttaatttcttctcTGTTTACATGTACCCCTGGCATGTATATATgattgtatatatgtatgtatgcttgttaataaaaaaaaaacaagatgtgtTTATGTAGATATCTTCATATCAGATGTAAAATCATAGAGTAAGATACCTTGAGGGCTtaggtttttcttttattcgagaaaatgaaaaaggaaattaatacCAGAAATGTAGGGAAAATTGTTGCAATTACTGATGAATAAATCGAAAGAACACATAAATACCTTACAACAGAAAACCCTAATATCAGCTTTatttaaagcaaaagaaaatccaGAAACCTAATATGTCacagtacaaataaaaaagaaagaaaaaaaagcccaaaccccaaaaacatCCAGCTGTGCACCCCAAGCTTTACCTTCagttaactaaaaaaaaacaaaaaaaaaaaactatggttACAATTTCTCATATAACTGACATAAGCTGATCATAACAGCAGGATtaagtaaaatgattaaaatatactaaaaaatTAGAGACATCAACGATAAAAAGTTATTATACAATAATGACATTAAAGGAGGGATGGGAAGAGCTGAGTAAAAGGCAAAGTTGAAATACATAATAACATGTCCTTACAAAGCCTTGtaagacatacagtacataatGGACATTATAGTAATAAGATAAGCCTATCGTCTATCTGAAAGAATATTCAACTTATCAACTATACCACTCATGATTTGACCCACTAATTAACACAATCAAATGAATCTctggtacacacacaaaaaaaggtccTAAAACTCAGAATATGTTTAACCTGATTGTGCCTCTATGTATAGTACAATGTCTTCCAGTAAAGTGAAAGTTTCTATGTCACTCTGAGTAGCTGTTAATTCCATTACCCATCTGAGCCAGAAAATGTGGCCATCAGGGGTAACTTTGGCATGGAAACAAGGGGTTAAGTCAGTGACGCAGAAGGCCTTCCCATGCATACAGTACATAGACACATATGTTAATACACACCctcacaaatatacacacattcacTGCATGCAGACCTGCACTGGAGAAAACAAACCACCATACAGTTGCgtgcgcactcacacacacacacacacacacacacacacacaaacacacactctctctctctctctctctctctctctctctaaagtACAGGTAAGTAATTCAGTATGGGAAAAATATCTCATACAATCTAGTTTAGGCATACCCCTGCATAGCGCCTGAGTCAGAAAATGGGCCTGAAGGAGCAAAGCCAATGACAGGGAGAAAGCATTCACAAATGTGATGTGTGGAcactacaaatgacaaaataataccCCATCTAAGTTATGAATCCCTACCCCACAACTTTCTCTTCTTCACCGCTGCTCTCAAGGCACTACATGTAGGCGTTACTGTGTAAAATCCACTTGGACATGGTCCTaattcaaaccttttttttatttatttgttttatatttctgtctttttttctgcctttctctCACATGACCCCATTGTCTTTGGCCTGGTGAGgaccttttctctctttattccCATCATGGCACATTTCAACCCTGTTTACATCTACTCAAGTTCAAATCACCTCCCACCATCTGCCCTGCAGACTTCTAGATCTGAAAAGGTTTGATAGATGCaagcaaaatgaaatttaacCTAATGAACAGACCAAGGACCAAAGAGTAGAAGCTTATCAAATCATTTAAGATCTGCTTTAGGTTGCTGAGGATAACTGGGTGATATGAAATTGAGCATCCGCAAAACTTATCTGGGCCCTGTGCAATTTTCTCCCCCATGTCAAATCTCAATGGAAGCTGCCCTCTGCGTCTGTGCTTAACGGCAGCTCCTTCGTGTCCTGGAGCCTATAACAGAAGGCAGGTGGACTTCTTGCCACGTTTCTTGGCCTGCAATGCTGCCCTAGTTGCCATCTCAAAGACTTCCCTCACGCCATCTTTGGTTTTGGCAGAGCACTCTTGGTAGCCATAGGCACTGATGTGGTTTGACATCTCTTTGCCATCCTCAAGTTTAACTGGCTCCTGGAGGCACATGACAGAGAAAGggtttacattttgacatttatacCAACACAGTTTCTACAGCTTTAGGCAAATCAGatttaagactgttttttttaatgccacctGAAGTAATATTTaggaccaattttacaataaccaaaattgaagaaaaaaactgacttcAATTACTTATTGGGGATTATATTACCCAAATATGTCCTTCAATATGTTTTGGATCAGgtaaaaaagttagattatctattttaaatgctgattaaaaaaaataactctctAGAGTGGAACCCCTGTAACAAATGCTCACATACCTGCACACTGAGAGCAAAAAGAACTCACCTGTTTCATTTTGGCAAGCTCTCGTCTGGTGTGCTCATCATTGCGTAGATCTTTTTTGTTGCCCACCAAGATGATGGGGACATTTGGACAGAAGTGTTTCACTTCAGGTGTCCACTTTTCTGGAATATTCTCTAAAGTGGGTAGaggggaaaaatgcaaacatatatATGTTAATTTCACAACCACAAAGTGTTTGATACATAGTGGTGTGACTGTCGCAAAGACAATACCTAAACTGTCGGGGCTGTCCACAGAGAAGCACATGAGAATAACATCAGTATCGGGATAGGAGAGAGGCCTCAGTCTGTCGTAGTCCTCCTGACCTGCTGTATCCC
This genomic interval from Plectropomus leopardus isolate mb unplaced genomic scaffold, YSFRI_Pleo_2.0 unplaced_scaffold23786, whole genome shotgun sequence contains the following:
- the LOC121966262 gene encoding rho-related GTP-binding protein RhoA-C-like encodes the protein MCFSVDSPDSLENIPEKWTPEVKHFCPNVPIILVGNKKDLRNDEHTRRELAKMKQEPVKLEDGKEMSNHISAYGYQECSAKTKDGVREVFEMATRAALQAKKRGKKSTCLLL